A genome region from Arachis duranensis cultivar V14167 chromosome 8, aradu.V14167.gnm2.J7QH, whole genome shotgun sequence includes the following:
- the LOC107460633 gene encoding uncharacterized protein LOC107460633 — MYRPPPSSSSTSMYGPQPLYPKIGPHPHAAVGRPSPYQQSPAPPPSSSSGIDGTIKPEYRITPPPHLSPHVGDIPRSNFQFDFGLERKIMAEAQKENPNWSKFGTENLPKVSESISSSSSPRVSVADPVVSKYIAMGLNREAVPIAVANYGDNPTKVQEFVNAYTLLREMGFSSNSVTEALIMHDNDTDKALAHFLSGSS, encoded by the exons CGCAACCTCTGTACCCGAAGATCGGTCCGCACCCTCACGCCGCCGTCGGCCGCCCCTCGCCCTATCAGCAGAGTCCTGCTCCTCCTCCGTCCTCTTCTTCTGG AATTGACGGCACTATCAAGCCAGAATATAGGATCACACCGCCG CCTCATTTATCACCACATGTGGGAGATATTCCGCGTAGCAACTTCCAGTTTGACTTTGGATTGGAGAGAAAAATTATGGCTGAAGCACAGAAGGAAAACCCAAATTGGAGCAAATTTGGGACAGAAAATCTGCCTAAGGTTTCTGAATCAATATCGTCATCATCGTCACCAAGG GTTTCTGTTGCAGATCCTGTTGTGAGCAAATATATTGCCATGGGTCTCAACCGAGAGGCCGTTCCCATAGCTGTTGCAAATTATGGGGATAATCCAACTAAG GTTCAGGAATTTGTCAATGCTTACACCCTTCTGCGTGAAATGGGATTTTCATCCAACAGCGTTACTGAAGCTCTGATTATGCATGACAATGACACAGACAAGGCACTAGCACATTTCCTTAGTGGCTCATCATGA